A single genomic interval of Arthrobacter globiformis harbors:
- a CDS encoding dihydroorotase encodes MAEETTYLIRGAAILGGDAEDLLIRGGVITARGTDLSGTDAADGATVIDADGLVALPGMVDVHTHLREPGREDAETVETGTRAAALGGFTAVHAMANSTPVADTAGVVEQVYSLGRAAGWVDVRPVGAVTVGLAGEQLAELGAMADSRAQVRMFSDDGICVHDPVLMRRALEYVKAFDGVVAQHAQEPRLTAGAQMNEGEVSAVLGLTGWPAVAEESIIARDVLLAQHVGSRLHVCHVSTAGSVEIIRWAKSRGINVTAEVTPHHLLLTDDLVRSYDPVYKVNPPLRTNDDVQALRAALADGTIDVVGTDHAPHPSEHKECEWAQAAMGMTGLETALSVVQHAMIETGLMTWADFARVTSTAPAGIGRLTDQGRPLEEGEPANIVLVDPAARWTVDPSAMATMGRNSPFRGMELPGKVVATFFKGHPTVLDGKLNTPYRHPSEAPVAGAAGAN; translated from the coding sequence ATGGCTGAAGAAACTACCTACCTTATCCGCGGCGCCGCGATCCTTGGCGGCGACGCCGAGGACCTGCTCATCCGCGGCGGCGTGATCACCGCCCGCGGCACCGATCTGTCGGGGACGGACGCAGCTGACGGCGCCACCGTGATCGACGCCGACGGCCTCGTCGCACTGCCGGGCATGGTGGACGTCCACACGCACCTCCGCGAACCGGGCCGCGAAGACGCCGAAACGGTGGAAACCGGCACCCGCGCCGCAGCCCTCGGCGGCTTCACAGCCGTACACGCCATGGCCAACAGCACCCCGGTGGCTGACACCGCCGGCGTCGTGGAGCAGGTCTACAGCCTGGGCCGGGCCGCCGGCTGGGTTGACGTGCGCCCGGTGGGCGCCGTCACTGTGGGGCTCGCCGGCGAGCAGCTCGCCGAGCTCGGCGCGATGGCCGACTCCCGCGCCCAGGTCCGCATGTTCTCCGACGACGGCATCTGCGTCCACGATCCCGTCCTGATGCGCCGCGCCCTTGAGTACGTCAAGGCGTTCGACGGCGTCGTGGCCCAGCACGCGCAGGAACCCCGCCTCACCGCCGGTGCCCAGATGAACGAAGGCGAAGTGTCCGCGGTCCTCGGCCTGACCGGCTGGCCGGCAGTGGCCGAGGAAAGCATCATCGCCCGCGACGTCCTGCTGGCCCAGCACGTGGGCTCCCGGCTCCACGTCTGCCACGTGTCCACCGCAGGCTCGGTCGAGATCATCCGCTGGGCCAAGAGCCGCGGCATCAACGTCACTGCCGAAGTGACCCCGCACCACCTGCTGCTCACCGATGACCTGGTTCGCAGCTACGACCCCGTCTACAAGGTCAACCCGCCGCTGCGCACCAACGATGACGTCCAGGCCCTGCGTGCCGCCCTCGCTGACGGCACCATCGACGTCGTCGGCACCGACCACGCCCCGCACCCGAGCGAGCACAAAGAATGCGAGTGGGCGCAGGCGGCCATGGGCATGACCGGGCTGGAAACGGCCCTGTCCGTGGTCCAGCACGCCATGATCGAGACCGGCCTCATGACCTGGGCCGACTTCGCCAGGGTCACCTCCACCGCGCCGGCCGGCATCGGGCGGCTCACGGACCAGGGCCGGCCGCTCGAAGAGGGCGAACCCGCCAACATCGTCCTCGTGGACCCGGCCGCGCGCTGGACCGTGGATCCTTCCGCCATGGCAACGATGGGACGCAACTCGCCGTTCCGCGGCATGGAGCTCCCCGGCAAGGTGGTGGCCACGTTCTTCAAGGGCCACCCCACGGTCCTGGACGGCAAGCTCAACACGCCCTACCGCCATCCCTCGGAAGCGCCGGTTGCCGGCGCAGCAGGTGCCAACTGA
- a CDS encoding tetratricopeptide repeat protein, translating into MRDDQAGTIEWPDAGFPGIRVNPESLLPEIISEEACAAALAATTDPADRVLVLLVEGHAADAAELLAEARYKDPESFRLRAYEADVLRVAHRYDRAIELFRQLLGEAHGTANEALAHQCLGRTQFAAGNIGAAVESFARALNLRVAQSADAALIYSSTVALQRARDVLELAS; encoded by the coding sequence ATGCGCGACGACCAGGCCGGAACAATCGAATGGCCCGACGCCGGCTTCCCGGGGATCCGGGTCAACCCGGAATCGCTGCTTCCTGAAATTATCAGTGAAGAGGCATGCGCCGCCGCGCTTGCGGCAACAACGGACCCCGCTGACCGGGTCCTGGTGCTGCTCGTGGAGGGGCACGCCGCGGACGCTGCCGAACTGCTGGCAGAGGCCCGCTACAAGGACCCCGAGTCGTTCCGGCTTCGGGCCTACGAGGCGGATGTCCTGCGCGTGGCCCACCGCTACGACCGCGCCATTGAACTCTTCCGGCAGCTCCTCGGCGAGGCGCACGGAACGGCTAACGAGGCCCTGGCGCACCAGTGCCTTGGCCGGACCCAGTTCGCCGCAGGCAACATCGGTGCCGCGGTGGAATCCTTCGCCCGGGCGCTGAACCTGCGAGTTGCCCAGTCCGCCGATGCGGCCCTCATCTATTCCTCAACGGTGGCGCTGCAGCGGGCGCGGGACGTGCTCGAACTGGCCTCCTGA
- a CDS encoding PrsW family intramembrane metalloprotease, which produces MSMNPQQPPSGPGRNRSAWNRPGHQFQEQPANPSWMGHVQPQNYRPAPGHSGGAVSQVIPEAASTVAARPGAGTLGLVVGGGILAFVSLFLVVPFLLSSTGVTGFFIGFVASLIPLAAVLFAVAVIDRWEPEPKRLLLFAFTWGAAVSIAVTLLIQPVFALAAPATDEASFRDFMTTVQAPVVEEFAKSLGLLLLLLFARRNFDGPVDGVVFAFTIAGGFAFTENILYFGRAIAESSTPGSDLVQIFFLRGVMSPFAHAIFTGTTGLIMGLAARRWHSGVSVLAFFVGLVPAMILHNRWNSMGQDFLAQYVLVQVPIFLLAVACIVVLRVAETRLTRQRLQEYAAAGWFAPAEVELLSTPGGRRQAVRWAGSYNRGDQMKEFVKAATRLAFTRQRILSGRDVPAHQQDEVQQLRHLTELRAAVHQ; this is translated from the coding sequence ATGTCGATGAACCCGCAGCAGCCGCCTTCCGGCCCTGGCCGGAACCGCTCAGCCTGGAACCGGCCCGGGCACCAGTTCCAGGAACAGCCCGCGAATCCGAGCTGGATGGGCCACGTCCAGCCGCAGAACTACAGGCCGGCGCCGGGGCACAGCGGCGGCGCCGTGTCCCAGGTCATCCCGGAGGCCGCATCAACTGTTGCCGCCCGCCCGGGGGCAGGGACGCTGGGACTCGTGGTGGGCGGCGGGATCCTTGCCTTCGTCAGCCTATTCCTCGTGGTGCCGTTCCTCCTGTCGAGCACCGGCGTCACCGGCTTCTTCATCGGTTTTGTTGCGTCCCTCATCCCGCTGGCGGCTGTGCTGTTCGCCGTCGCCGTCATTGACCGCTGGGAACCCGAGCCAAAGCGCCTGCTGCTGTTTGCCTTCACCTGGGGCGCTGCCGTCTCCATTGCCGTAACGCTGCTTATCCAGCCGGTCTTCGCCCTTGCGGCCCCGGCCACCGACGAGGCGTCCTTCCGCGATTTCATGACCACCGTGCAGGCGCCCGTGGTGGAGGAATTCGCGAAGTCACTGGGCCTGCTGCTGCTTCTCCTTTTCGCCCGCCGCAACTTTGACGGCCCCGTGGACGGCGTGGTGTTTGCCTTCACCATCGCGGGCGGCTTCGCCTTCACCGAGAACATCCTGTACTTCGGCCGGGCGATCGCCGAGTCCAGCACACCCGGCAGCGACCTTGTCCAGATCTTCTTCCTGCGCGGGGTGATGTCGCCATTTGCGCACGCCATCTTCACCGGGACCACGGGCCTGATCATGGGGCTGGCCGCGCGACGCTGGCATTCCGGCGTCTCCGTGCTCGCATTCTTCGTGGGCCTGGTTCCCGCCATGATCCTGCACAACAGGTGGAACAGCATGGGACAGGATTTCCTCGCCCAGTACGTGCTGGTGCAGGTCCCGATTTTCCTGCTCGCCGTGGCCTGCATCGTGGTGCTGCGGGTCGCGGAGACGCGCCTCACCCGGCAGCGCCTCCAGGAGTACGCCGCCGCGGGGTGGTTCGCGCCGGCCGAGGTGGAGCTGCTGTCCACTCCCGGAGGCCGCCGGCAGGCTGTGCGCTGGGCGGGCTCCTACAACCGGGGCGATCAGATGAAGGAGTTCGTCAAGGCGGCGACGCGCCTGGCATTCACCCGGCAGCGTATCCTCAGCGGCAGGGATGTGCCGGCCCACCAGCAGGACGAGGTGCAGCAGTTGCGCCACCTGACCGAACTTAGGGCTGCCGTCCATCAGTAA
- the aroB gene encoding 3-dehydroquinate synthase: protein MSESTVIKVTGQSAGDNYDVVVGRGLLGTLPALLGERVRRVLVIHPRALRLTGDTVRDELAAAGFTAVTAEIPDAEEGKHIQVAAFCWQVLGQNDFTRSDAVVSVGGGAVTDLAGFVAATWLRGVKVIHMPTSLLGMVDAAVGGKTGINTAEGKNLVGSFHPPAAVLTDLDTLKTLPRNEIISGMAEVIKCGFIADPAILDLVEKDPDAVTDPGSDALRELIERAIAVKARVVSEDLKESGLREILNYGHTLGHAIELVERYSWRHGAAVSVGMMFAAELSRSVGRLSDADADRHRSILESLGLPVTYRRDRWQGLLDGMRRDKKSRGDLLRFVVLDGIAKPGILDVPDTSLLFAAYQEIAS, encoded by the coding sequence GTGAGCGAATCAACCGTCATCAAGGTCACCGGGCAGTCGGCCGGGGACAATTACGACGTCGTAGTTGGCCGCGGCTTGCTCGGCACCCTCCCGGCGCTGCTGGGGGAGCGCGTCCGGCGCGTCCTTGTCATCCATCCGCGGGCCCTCCGGCTCACCGGCGACACCGTCCGGGATGAACTGGCCGCTGCCGGCTTCACCGCCGTCACCGCGGAGATCCCGGACGCCGAGGAAGGCAAGCACATCCAGGTGGCCGCGTTCTGCTGGCAGGTGCTGGGACAGAACGATTTCACCCGCTCCGACGCCGTGGTCTCGGTCGGCGGCGGCGCCGTCACCGACCTCGCCGGTTTCGTGGCCGCCACCTGGCTGCGCGGCGTCAAGGTCATCCACATGCCCACCAGCCTCCTCGGCATGGTCGATGCGGCCGTGGGCGGCAAGACCGGGATCAACACGGCCGAAGGCAAGAACCTGGTGGGTTCCTTCCACCCGCCCGCAGCCGTCCTCACCGACCTGGACACGCTGAAGACGCTGCCCCGGAACGAGATCATCTCCGGCATGGCCGAGGTCATCAAGTGCGGCTTCATTGCCGATCCCGCGATTCTGGACCTCGTGGAGAAGGATCCGGACGCCGTGACGGATCCTGGCTCCGACGCGCTGCGCGAGCTCATTGAACGAGCCATCGCCGTCAAGGCCCGCGTCGTTTCGGAGGACCTCAAGGAGTCCGGACTCCGCGAAATCCTGAACTACGGCCACACTCTGGGCCACGCCATCGAACTCGTGGAACGCTACTCGTGGCGCCACGGCGCTGCCGTCTCGGTGGGCATGATGTTCGCGGCCGAGCTGTCCCGCAGCGTGGGCCGGCTGAGCGACGCTGACGCCGACCGGCACCGCAGCATCCTCGAATCCCTTGGGCTGCCCGTCACGTACCGGCGCGACCGCTGGCAGGGGCTTCTCGACGGCATGCGCCGCGACAAGAAGTCCCGCGGCGACCTGCTCCGCTTCGTGGTCCTCGATGGGATTGCCAAGCCGGGAATCCTGGACGTGCCCGATACCTCCCTGCTCTTCGCCGCCTACCAGGAGATTGCTTCCTGA
- a CDS encoding shikimate kinase, with the protein MPRSNTPCAAGDRPIVLIGPMAVGKSAIGQQLAQQLDAPFVDTDAVIVEGHGSIADIFASRGERAFREIEARTVARIIEAAAGTTTVVSLGGGSVLDSGTQQLLDRCTVVYLECDADTVAARIAKNSGRPLLAGDGIRRWKALFATRKPVYERLADIVLDVRQGTVPQLGLKLEAALCDFTAAKSPGATTRGINKTATTAAKTCAAAKQEVEK; encoded by the coding sequence GTGCCCCGGAGCAACACACCCTGCGCCGCGGGGGACCGGCCTATTGTGCTCATCGGGCCCATGGCGGTGGGCAAATCGGCGATCGGGCAGCAGTTGGCGCAACAGCTGGACGCTCCGTTCGTGGACACTGACGCGGTCATTGTGGAGGGCCACGGTTCCATTGCGGATATCTTCGCCAGCCGCGGCGAGCGAGCTTTCCGGGAGATCGAGGCCCGGACCGTTGCCCGCATCATCGAAGCCGCTGCCGGCACCACCACGGTGGTTTCCCTGGGCGGCGGCTCGGTCCTGGACTCCGGCACGCAGCAGCTGCTGGACCGGTGCACCGTGGTCTACCTGGAGTGTGACGCCGATACCGTCGCCGCTCGGATCGCCAAAAACTCCGGCCGGCCGCTGCTGGCCGGTGATGGCATCCGCCGCTGGAAGGCGCTGTTCGCCACCCGGAAGCCGGTCTATGAACGCCTCGCGGACATCGTGCTGGATGTCCGGCAGGGAACCGTGCCCCAGTTGGGTCTGAAGCTGGAAGCCGCTTTGTGCGACTTCACAGCCGCCAAGTCACCCGGAGCCACCACCCGCGGGATCAACAAGACCGCGACGACGGCAGCCAAGACATGTGCTGCCGCGAAACAGGAAGTTGAAAAGTGA
- the efp gene encoding elongation factor P, with product MATTNDIKNGTVLKLEGQLWNVIEFQHVKPGKGGAFVRTKMRNVMSGKVVDKTFNAGLKIETATVDRRDYQYLYQDGADFVFMDTQDYDQITVSGATVGDATNFMLENQMVNIAIHEGNPLYIELPPSVVLEITYTEPGLQGDRSSAGTKPATLETGYEIQVPLFVENNTKVKVDTRDGSYLGRVND from the coding sequence GTGGCAACCACAAACGACATCAAGAACGGAACCGTCCTGAAGCTTGAGGGCCAGCTCTGGAACGTCATCGAGTTCCAGCACGTCAAGCCGGGCAAGGGCGGCGCGTTCGTGCGCACCAAGATGCGCAACGTCATGTCCGGCAAGGTCGTCGACAAGACCTTCAATGCCGGGCTCAAGATCGAGACCGCCACCGTGGACCGCCGCGACTACCAGTACCTGTACCAGGACGGCGCCGACTTCGTCTTCATGGACACGCAGGACTACGACCAGATCACCGTTTCCGGCGCCACGGTGGGCGATGCCACCAACTTCATGCTGGAAAACCAGATGGTCAACATCGCCATCCACGAAGGCAACCCGCTGTACATCGAGCTGCCGCCGAGCGTTGTCCTTGAAATCACCTACACCGAGCCGGGCCTGCAGGGCGACCGCTCCTCCGCCGGCACCAAGCCCGCAACCCTGGAGACGGGTTACGAGATCCAGGTGCCCCTGTTCGTCGAGAACAACACCAAGGTCAAGGTCGACACCCGTGACGGCAGCTACCTGGGCCGGGTTAACGACTAG
- the nusB gene encoding transcription antitermination factor NusB codes for MSARGKARNRALEVLFEAEQRSVSAFDVLRARRERTDQIVNPYTLEIVEGVVSMQATIDEFLETYSQGWTLERMPSVDRTILRIGTWELLYNDDVPDGVAVSEAVALAKTLSTDESPSFINGLLGRLQQLKPSLLA; via the coding sequence GTGAGCGCCCGCGGTAAAGCCCGTAACAGGGCTCTCGAGGTCCTCTTCGAAGCCGAGCAGCGCTCTGTCTCGGCCTTCGACGTGCTGCGTGCGCGCCGCGAGAGGACCGACCAGATCGTCAATCCGTACACCCTCGAGATCGTTGAAGGCGTGGTGTCGATGCAGGCCACCATCGACGAATTCCTGGAGACCTACTCGCAGGGCTGGACCCTTGAGCGGATGCCGTCTGTAGACCGCACCATCCTGCGGATCGGCACCTGGGAGCTGCTCTACAACGACGACGTTCCCGACGGCGTCGCCGTCAGCGAAGCTGTCGCTCTGGCCAAGACGCTCTCCACCGACGAGTCGCCGTCGTTCATCAACGGCCTCCTGGGACGCCTTCAGCAGCTGAAGCCGTCCCTGCTCGCCTGA
- a CDS encoding shikimate dehydrogenase, producing MSLRAAVLGHPIGHSKSPALHLAAYARLGADIGYSAIDVTEESLPAFMDSVRAEAGWRGLSVTMPLKKAMVSEVDEIRGVARILGVINTVVFEGAGEAARRIGYNTDVAGIVYALRNAGASDAPAGVILGGGGTAAAAVAALQELGAVSVDLYVRNTARAEEAKAAAAGLGMDITVHALEGAVEAMAGAGVVISTLPPRAADGMAAELEALGRRTDGVLLDVAYDPWPSRIAAAWHAGGGTVVPGLEMLLYQAVEQVRHFTGLAEAGSADVIDVMCDAVGAPRRVS from the coding sequence ATGAGCCTGCGGGCAGCCGTCCTGGGGCACCCCATCGGCCATTCGAAGTCACCGGCGCTCCACCTTGCCGCCTACGCGCGGCTCGGTGCGGACATCGGCTACAGCGCCATCGATGTGACCGAAGAGTCGCTGCCGGCGTTCATGGACTCCGTCCGTGCCGAAGCCGGCTGGCGGGGACTGTCCGTCACCATGCCGCTGAAGAAGGCCATGGTCTCCGAGGTGGACGAGATCCGCGGCGTGGCCCGGATCCTGGGCGTCATCAACACCGTGGTGTTCGAAGGTGCAGGGGAGGCCGCCCGGCGCATCGGTTACAACACCGACGTCGCGGGGATCGTCTACGCCCTCCGCAACGCCGGGGCCAGTGACGCCCCCGCGGGTGTGATTCTTGGCGGCGGCGGAACTGCAGCCGCGGCAGTGGCGGCCCTGCAGGAGCTCGGGGCCGTGTCTGTGGACCTGTACGTCCGGAACACCGCCCGGGCTGAAGAAGCCAAGGCCGCAGCCGCCGGTCTCGGCATGGACATCACCGTCCATGCCCTCGAAGGTGCGGTCGAAGCGATGGCCGGTGCCGGCGTCGTAATCTCCACGCTGCCGCCGCGGGCGGCCGACGGGATGGCGGCAGAGCTGGAAGCGCTGGGACGGCGCACTGACGGTGTCCTGCTGGACGTCGCCTACGACCCCTGGCCCAGCCGGATTGCCGCTGCCTGGCACGCCGGCGGAGGAACAGTGGTTCCCGGCCTTGAGATGCTGCTCTACCAGGCGGTGGAGCAGGTCCGGCATTTCACCGGCCTGGCAGAGGCCGGCAGTGCCGACGTCATAGATGTGATGTGCGACGCAGTCGGGGCACCCCGGCGGGTGTCCTGA
- the pyrR gene encoding bifunctional pyr operon transcriptional regulator/uracil phosphoribosyltransferase PyrR, which translates to MTSVTQAPVPARVVLNQADIDRALTRIAHEILEANKGSQDLVLLGIPRRGYPLAVRLAQKIAAADPSVDAAAIVGQLDVTMFRDDLSHQPTRPPHRTQLPLTGIDNKVVVLIDDVLYSGRTIRAALDALVDLGRPRIVRLAVLIDRGHRELPIRADHVGKNLPTSSAEKVRVRLEETDAVDGQTVNEVVIEGGA; encoded by the coding sequence ATGACTTCTGTCACGCAGGCACCGGTTCCGGCCAGGGTTGTTCTCAACCAGGCGGACATTGACCGTGCCCTCACTCGTATCGCCCATGAAATCCTCGAGGCTAACAAGGGCTCCCAGGACCTGGTGCTGCTGGGCATTCCCCGCCGCGGCTACCCGCTGGCCGTCCGGCTCGCCCAGAAAATCGCCGCCGCCGATCCCTCCGTGGACGCCGCCGCCATCGTCGGCCAGCTGGACGTCACCATGTTCCGGGATGACCTTTCCCACCAGCCCACCAGGCCGCCGCACCGCACCCAGCTGCCGCTCACGGGCATCGACAACAAGGTTGTCGTGCTGATCGACGACGTCCTGTACTCCGGCCGGACCATCCGCGCCGCCCTGGACGCACTCGTGGACCTCGGCCGGCCGCGCATTGTGCGCCTGGCCGTCCTGATCGACCGGGGCCACCGCGAACTTCCCATCCGCGCCGACCACGTGGGTAAGAACCTGCCCACGTCCTCCGCCGAAAAGGTCCGGGTCCGGCTCGAGGAGACAGACGCCGTCGACGGCCAAACGGTCAACGAAGTGGTAATCGAGGGCGGCGCATGA
- a CDS encoding aspartate carbamoyltransferase catalytic subunit, whose product MKHLLSTEDLSLANAVRILDTAEEMSTVGEREVKKLPALRGRTVVNLFFEDSTRTRISFEAAAKRLSADVINFAAKGSSVSKGESLKDTAQTLSAMGADAVVIRHWASGAPHRLAATDWIDAAVINAGDGTHEHPTQALLDAFTMRRHWTKLAGLPSTGADLRGMRVAIAGDVLHSRVARSNVWLLRTLGADVTLVAPPTLLPIGVERWPCSISYDMDETLEKGVDAVMMLRVQGERMNASFFPSTREYSRRWGFDDNRLRALDSLGLKDTIIMHPGPMNRGLEISAAAADSPRSTVLAQVKNGVSIRMAALYLLLSGDTREPAATLKESN is encoded by the coding sequence ATGAAGCACCTGCTCTCCACCGAAGACCTCAGCCTGGCCAACGCCGTCCGCATCCTCGACACCGCCGAAGAAATGTCGACCGTGGGGGAGCGCGAGGTCAAGAAGCTCCCCGCCCTGCGCGGACGGACCGTGGTGAACCTCTTCTTCGAGGATTCCACCAGGACCCGCATTTCCTTCGAAGCCGCAGCCAAGCGGCTCTCCGCGGACGTCATCAACTTCGCCGCCAAGGGATCGTCGGTCTCCAAGGGCGAGTCCCTCAAGGACACAGCCCAGACGCTGTCCGCCATGGGTGCTGACGCCGTCGTGATCCGCCACTGGGCCTCCGGTGCACCGCACCGGCTGGCTGCCACCGACTGGATTGACGCCGCAGTCATCAACGCCGGCGACGGCACACACGAACACCCCACCCAGGCGCTGCTGGACGCGTTCACCATGCGGCGGCACTGGACCAAGCTCGCCGGCCTGCCCTCCACGGGGGCGGACCTGCGCGGCATGCGCGTCGCCATCGCCGGCGATGTCCTGCACTCCCGCGTGGCGCGGTCCAACGTCTGGCTGCTGCGCACGCTGGGTGCCGACGTGACCCTGGTGGCGCCGCCCACACTGCTGCCCATCGGCGTCGAACGCTGGCCCTGCAGCATCAGCTACGACATGGACGAGACCCTGGAAAAGGGCGTCGACGCGGTGATGATGCTCCGTGTTCAGGGCGAACGCATGAACGCCTCGTTCTTCCCGTCCACCCGCGAATACTCCCGCCGCTGGGGCTTTGACGACAACAGGCTCCGCGCGCTGGACAGCCTGGGCCTGAAGGACACCATCATCATGCACCCCGGTCCCATGAACCGGGGCCTGGAAATTTCCGCGGCCGCCGCCGATTCGCCCCGTTCCACGGTGCTCGCGCAGGTGAAGAACGGCGTGTCGATCCGCATGGCCGCCCTGTACCTGCTGCTCTCCGGGGATACCCGTGAACCAGCCGCCACCCTGAAGGAGAGCAACTGA
- the aroC gene encoding chorismate synthase — protein sequence MLRWLTAGESHGPALVGIIEGVPAGVELTSGQIADALARRRLGYGRGARMKFEQDVVTILGGVRHGITQGGPVAIQVGNTEWPKWEQIMSADPVDPEELAGQARNAPLTRPRPGHADFTGMQKYGFDEARPVLERASARETATRVAMGTVAAQFLKHLGIELVSHTVSIASVTVPEGRPLPVPDNVIALDADPLRCFDRETSDAMVAEVDAAHKEGETLGGVVEVLAYGLPPGLGSYVHWDRRLDSRLAAALMGIQAIKGVEVGDGFLTAARRGSAAHDEIVKEADGRIIRTSNRAGGIEGGMSIGDVLRVRAAMKPIATVPRALKTIDISTGEAAKAHHQRSDVCAVPAAGVVAEAMVALVLAEAVTEKFGGDSVAETARNIRGYLESIPASLDTIGL from the coding sequence ATGTTGCGTTGGTTGACCGCCGGTGAATCCCATGGCCCGGCACTGGTCGGAATTATTGAAGGCGTCCCCGCAGGTGTTGAACTCACCAGCGGGCAGATCGCCGATGCCCTTGCCCGCCGGCGGCTCGGCTACGGCCGCGGGGCACGGATGAAGTTTGAGCAGGACGTCGTCACGATACTCGGCGGTGTCCGCCATGGCATCACCCAAGGCGGCCCCGTCGCCATCCAGGTGGGCAACACCGAATGGCCCAAGTGGGAACAGATCATGTCAGCCGACCCCGTGGATCCTGAGGAACTCGCGGGACAGGCCCGCAACGCCCCGCTGACCCGGCCGCGCCCGGGACACGCCGACTTTACCGGCATGCAGAAGTACGGCTTCGACGAGGCCCGTCCCGTGCTTGAGCGCGCCAGCGCCCGGGAAACCGCTACGCGTGTTGCCATGGGCACCGTTGCCGCCCAGTTCCTGAAGCACCTGGGCATTGAGCTTGTCAGCCACACTGTCTCCATCGCCAGCGTGACCGTTCCCGAGGGCCGGCCGCTGCCGGTGCCGGACAACGTGATCGCGCTCGACGCCGATCCGCTGCGCTGCTTCGACCGGGAAACGTCCGACGCCATGGTTGCGGAGGTGGACGCCGCCCACAAGGAAGGCGAAACCCTCGGGGGCGTGGTGGAGGTGCTTGCCTACGGCCTGCCCCCGGGACTCGGCAGCTACGTCCACTGGGACCGCCGCCTCGATTCCCGCCTGGCCGCCGCCCTCATGGGCATTCAGGCCATCAAGGGCGTTGAGGTGGGCGACGGTTTCCTCACCGCCGCACGCCGCGGGTCCGCCGCCCACGACGAGATCGTCAAGGAAGCTGACGGCAGGATCATCCGCACCAGCAACCGCGCCGGCGGCATCGAAGGTGGCATGAGCATCGGCGACGTCCTGCGCGTCCGGGCCGCCATGAAGCCCATCGCCACCGTGCCGCGCGCTCTGAAGACCATCGACATCAGCACCGGTGAGGCGGCCAAGGCCCACCACCAGCGCTCGGACGTCTGTGCGGTTCCGGCTGCCGGTGTGGTGGCGGAGGCCATGGTTGCGCTGGTCCTGGCCGAGGCCGTGACCGAAAAGTTCGGCGGCGACTCCGTAGCCGAGACGGCCCGGAACATCAGGGGCTACCTCGAGAGCATTCCGGCGTCGCTGGATACGATCGGACTCTAG